In Rosa chinensis cultivar Old Blush chromosome 1, RchiOBHm-V2, whole genome shotgun sequence, a genomic segment contains:
- the LOC112182432 gene encoding probable ubiquitin-conjugating enzyme E2 C, with amino-acid sequence MEVRPNQTADNSSAPPQRSQRNTSQKKPLASPIPVDSSSVSQRLQKELMSLMMSGGELGVSAFPEGESIFTWIGTIEGGKGTMYEDLSYKLSLRFPMDYPFKPPLVKFETMCFHPNVDQFGNICLDILQDKWSSAYDCRTILLSIQSLLGEPNPESPLNSYAAALWSNKEDYRKMVQKQYFAGESFES; translated from the exons ATGGAGGTCCGTCCCAATCAGACGGCGGACAACTCGTCGGCGCCGCCGCAGCGTAGCCAGCGCAATACCTCTCAGAAAAAGCCGCTGGCTTCTCCAATTCCGGTCGACTCCTCCTCCGTTTCTCAAAG GCTTCAGAAGGAGTTGATGTCTCTAATG ATGAGTGGAGGAGAACTTGGAGTATCGGCTTTTCCTGAAGGTGAGAGCATTTTTACATGGATTGGCACAATTGAAGGTGGAAAAGGAACTATGTACGAGGATTTATCTTACAAACTGTCCTTGAGATTTCCTATGGATTATCCTTTCAAGCCACCACTAGTCAAGTTTGAGACAATGTGCTTCCATCCAAATGTTGATCAGTTTGGCAACATATGCCTTGATATTCTGCAG GACAAGTGGTCTTCCGCTTATGATTGCAGGACTATTCTTCTCTCCATTCAAAGTCTGTTGGGAG AGCCAAACCCAGAGAGTCCCCTCAACAGCTATGCTGCTGCTCTTTGGAGTAACAAGGAAG ATTACAGAAAAATGGTCCAGAAACAGTACTTTGCTGGAGAATCATTTGAGAGCTGA